From the genome of Papaver somniferum cultivar HN1 chromosome 2, ASM357369v1, whole genome shotgun sequence, one region includes:
- the LOC113349157 gene encoding protein MODIFIED TRANSPORT TO THE VACUOLE 1-like, which produces MDTSRRAVESYWRSRMIDAATSDEDKVAPVYKLEEICELLRSSHVSIVKEVSDFILKRLDHKSPIVKQKALRMIKYGVGKSGVEFRREMQRHSVAVRQLLHYKGQPDPLKGDALNKSVRETAQEAISAIFAGEESKPAPAEDLNRRIEGFGNTNYEISSSSSSSDDRKSFFSEVVGIGSASIKQGLSQIAAAHSLKKNDNGSYRSPNLRRSLTTERDHDRYRSAESQNESRSSLSPAISTNSAAGTWGQETRANTSETTKGVSGSGYSGAKTREERLLETIVTSGGVRLQPTRDALQVFLAEALKLDAVALSHALESKLQSHLWQVRMKAVCVLESIIRKKDDEHFEIVASYFAENRDSVVQCSESPQASLREKATKVLSILDGDQATGLRNYSENESHVKVGTAAVQMPDLLDTSGPDDFYGNEDFTQTQNDNLAHTVSATAPVTDLFGDSLITGLSTTEQKDEDDPFADVSFHTNEGKEQTDDLFSGLTIDNKDNTKDSDIFTSTNNSRPELVDIFSSSSESYLHEPTVGKDMNDLMAGLSVNGSAPEMKQQGNTFPDLKTQQNQPISNDMLNGMFGSQMNVNPNASFPLGTMPYNMPPNMMFNPAFASQQMNYGVMGSFLAQQQLLATMSNFQQLGNFNALAGHANSGHLPGNSQEGGYSSPLPDIFNPALPAQNHSAILNNPKKEDTKAFDFISDHLSAARDPKRVV; this is translated from the exons aTGGATACAAGCAGAAGAGCAGTTGAATCATACTGGAGATCTCGTATGATTGATGCAGCAACATCTGATGAAGATAAAGTGGCTCCTGTTTACAAATTAGAAGAAATTTGTGAACTACTTAGATCTTCACACGTTAGTATTGTTAAAGAAGTCTCTGATTTCATTTTAAAGAGACTTGATCATAAGAGTCCTATTGTTAAACAAAAG GCATTAAGGATGATTAAGTATGGAGTGGGAAAATCTGGTGTGGAGTTCAGGAGGGAAATGCAGCGTCACTCAGTTGCAGTTCGCCAGTTGCTTCATTACAAGGGTCAGCCGGATCCTCTAAAGGGTGATGCACTTAATAAGTCTGTTCGTGAAACGGCCCAAGAGGCGATATCTGCAATATTTGCTGGTGAGGAAAGCAAGCCTGCACCAGCTGAAGATCTTAATAGAAGGATTGAAGGATTCGGGAACACAAACTACGAgatctcatcttcatcatcatcatcagatgatagaaaatcatttttcagTGAAGTGGTTGGTATTGGAAGTGCTTCTATTAAACAGGGACTTAGCCAGATTGCTGCAGCACATTCGCTCAAAAAGAACGATAATGGTAGTTACAGGAGCCCTAATTTGCGAAGGTCATTGACAACTGAAAGGGACCATGATAGGTATAGAAGTGCCGAAAGTCAGAATGAATCACGGAGCTCTCTGAGTCCTGCTATTTCTACGAATTCAGCTGCTGGAACTTGGGGTCAGGAAACAAGAGCAAATACGAGTGAAACAACAAAAGGAGTTTCAGGTTCTGGTTACTCAGGGGCTAAAACCCGTGAAGAAAGACTGTTAGAGACAATCGTTACGTCTGGTGGTGTGCGTTTACAGCCCACCCGTGATGCTCTCCAGGTCTTCCTTGCAGAGGCCTTGAAGCTTGATGCAGTGGCCTTGAGTCATGCTCTTGAATCTAAGCTTCAATCACATTTGTGGCAG GTGCGCATGAAGGCTGTTTGTGTCCTTGAGTCAATTATAAGGAAAAAGGACGATGAGCACTTCGAAATAGTGGCATCTTACTTTGCTGAGAACAGAGATTCTGTGGTGCAATGCTCAGAGTCTCCCCAGGCTTCGTTAAGGGAAAAGGCGACAAAG GTCTTAAGCATCTTGGACGGAGACCAGGCTACCGGATTGAGGAATTACTCAGAAAATGAGTCTCACGTAAAAGTAGGGACAGCTGCAGTTCAGATGCCCGACTTATTAGACACAAGTGGTCCAGACGACTTCTATGGAAATGAAGATTTCACGCAAACACAGAATGATAATCTTGCACATACAGTTTCAGCAACAGCCCCTGTAACCGACCTATTTGGTGATAGCTTGATCACTGGCTTAAGCACAACTGAGCAGAAAGACGAGGATGATCCGTTTGCAGATGTCTCGTTCCACACGAACGAAGGAAAAGAGCAGACAGATGATCTGTTTTCAGGCTTGACAATTGATAATAAAGACAACACCAAGGACAGCGACATATTCACGTCGACAAATAACAGCAGACCAGAACTAGTAGATATTTTTAGTTCCAGTTCTGAGTCATATCTGCATGAACCAACAGTTGGAAAAGATATGAACGATTTAATGGCCGGTTTGTCTGTTAATGGCAGTGCCCCGGAGATGAAGCAACAGGGAAATACCTTTCCAGATTTGAAGACTCAACAGAACCAACCAATCTCAAATGATATGTTAAATGGCATGTTTGGTTCACAGATGAATGTGAACCCTAATGCCTCGTTTCCGTTGGGGACTATGCCGTACAATATGCCTCCAAACATGATGTTCAACCCTGCATTTGCTTCTCAGCAGATGAATTATGGTGTAATGGGGAGTTTTCTCGCCCAGCAACAGCTTTTAGCAACTATGTCCAACTTTCAACAACTTGGGAATTTTAATGCTCTAGCAGGACATGCGAATTCAGGGCATCTCCCTGGGAATAGTCAGGAAGGTGGATACTCTTCGCCCCTACCTGATATTTTCAATCCAGCTTTACCTGCTCAAAATCACAGCGCTATCTTGAACAACCCGAAGAAAGAGGATACAAAAGCCTTCGATTTTATCTCG GATCATTTATCGGCTGCTCGTGATCCGAAGAGGGTTGTCTAA
- the LOC113349156 gene encoding tRNase Z TRZ3, mitochondrial-like — MPQIASFKLFLPTKYSSHSLFRLNSFPPLSLFSKPKTKTLSKPFSPFTTTTTVFSYSPRRQQRNTPPLRSRDNSTLREVKKRELGKEKEPMKEANEAAGFNKRRAEGRDKNDKPKNLQLKNRKLNPVNTCCYVQVLGTGLDTQDTSPSVLLFFDRQRFIFNAGEGLQRFCTEHKIKLSKIDHIFLSRVCSETAGGLPGLLLTLAGMGDEGMSVNVCGPSDLQYLVDAMRSFIPKAAVVHTRSFGPSLISDGASISESETFAEPIVLIDDEVVKISAILLRPSCCSSSNSQDSDTENEAVLKPGDISVIYVCELPEINGKFDPEKAKALGLKPGPKLRDLQLGKSVMSDFQNITVHPSDVMGPTIPGPIVLLVDCPTLSHLRDLISLQSLNSYYDGVKIVNCVVHLSPSSVTMTAEYDTWMRRFGGAQHIMAGHQKKNMEIPILKSSARMAARLNYLCPNFFPSRGFWDHQHVINGDPDIMASSVVSVPNPSESVAAENLLKFHLRPYSHFGLDKSTIPELLTSAKVIDELLLEIPDIVDAVSEVSHLWNKIGDAKELILPAEQNIIMMEEPWMDENASVPDKNLGKQGSDAALKEIPPSVSMDDLNHESSFPSCLENITREDMEIVLLGTGSSQPSKYRNVTSILINLFSKGGLLLDCGEGTLGQLKRRFGVTGADDAVKGLKFIWISHIHADHHTGLARILALRCQLLKGTVHDPIIVVGPRQLKRFLDAYQRLEDLNMQFLDCGHTTDAKWEGFESQSFQRSAKEEVNKDDGVKEIAQNLETSLFAKGSRMESYWKRPGNPGETTGVFEIQQKLKKVLGEAGLGALISVPVVHCPQSFGVVLEAASRLNNEGKTIPGWKLVYSGDTRPCQELKDACQGSTVLIHEATFEDTMVDEAIARNHSTTMEAIEVGEGAYRIILTHFSQRYPKIPVFDETHMHKTCIGFDMMSVNLADLPVLPKVLPHLKLLFKNEMIVEESDDVLDS, encoded by the exons ATGCCCCAAATCGCGAGCTTCAAACTATTCCTCCCAACAAAATACTCTTCTCATTCTCTCTTCCGCCTTAATTCCTTTCCTCCCCTTTCTCTATTttctaaacctaaaaccaaaACCCTTTCTAAACCCTTTTCTCCTTTTACCACCACTACCACTGTCTTCTCTTATTCTCCACGAAGGCAACAAAGAAACACTCCTCCTTTGAGGAGTAGAGATAACAGTACTCTCAGAGAAGTTAAAAAGAGAGAGCTAGGGAAAGAGAAAGAACCAATGAAGGAGGCTAATGAAGCTGCTGGGTTCAATAAAAGAAGAGCTGAAGGAAGAGATAAAAATGATAAACCCAAAAACCTTCAGTTGAAAAATCGGAAACTGAACCCTGTCAACACTTGCTGCTATGTTCAG gtattgGGAACTGGATTAGATACGCAAGATACTTCACCATCAGTTTTGCTGTTCTTTGATAGGCAGAGGTTTATTTTTAATGCTGGAGAG GGGTTGCAAAGGTTCTGCACGGAGCACAAGATTAAGTTATCCAAG ATTGATCACATATTCCTTTCTCGTGTCTGCTCAGAAACTGCTGGTGGACTACCAG GTCTTTTGTTGACTTTGGCTGGGATGGGAGATGAAGGGATGTCA gttAACGTATGTGGTCCCTCTGATCTCCAATATTTAGTTGATGCTATGAGATCTTTCATTCCAAAGGCAGCAGTGGTTCATACTCGTAGCTTTGGACCTTCCTTGATTTCTGATGGAGCTTCAATCTCTGAGAGTGAAACATTTGCAGAACCTATAGTTTTAATTGATGATGAGGTTGTGAAGATATCTGCTATTCTTTTAAGACCAAGTTGTTGCTCATCATcaaattcacaagattcagacaCGGAAAACGAGGCGGTGCTAAAGCCAGGCGATATTTCTGTTATATATGTCTGTGAATTACCTGAGATTAACGGAAAGTTTGATCCAGAGAAAGCTAAGGCCCTTGGACTGAAACCTGGACCTAAACTTCGTGATCTGCAACTTGGAAAATCAGTCATGTCAGACTTTCAAAATATCACA GTTCATCCAAGTGATGTAATGGGTCCAACAATTCCCGGCCCTATTGTGCTCCTTGTGGATTGCCCTACCCTCTCTCATTTGCGGGACTTGATATCTCTACAATCTCTCAATAGTTACTATGACGGTGTTAAGATTGTGAATTGTGTTGTTCACCTGAGTCCATCATCTGTCACAATGACTGCCGAGTATGATACTTGGATGAGAAGATTCGGCGGAGCCCAACATATCATGGCTGGACATCAGAA aAAGAATATGGAGATTCCAATTCTAAAATCAAGTGCAAGAATGGCAGCTCGACTTAATTATCTTTGTCCCAACTTCTTTCCTTCACGGGGATTTTGGGATCATCAGCATGTTATCAATGGTGACCCAGATATCATGGCATCAAGTGTG GTTTCTGTTCCAAATCCATCTGAAAGTGTTGCTGCTGAAAATCTTCTTAAG TTCCACTTGCGTCCTTACTCACATTTTGGGTTGGATAAATCTACGATACCGGAGTTGTTGACTTCTGCAAAGGTCATTGATGAGCTTCTCTTAGAAATCCCTGATATAGTAGATGCTGTAAGTGAAGTTAGCCATCTATGGAACAAGATTGGAGATGCTAAAGAGTTGATACTTCCGGCGGAGCAAAATATTATTATGATGGAAGAACCATGGATGGACGAGAATGCTTCTGTTCCTGATAAAAACTTAGGAAAGCAAGGTTCAGATGCAGCTCTAAAGGAGATTCCACCTAGCGTCAGCATGGATGACCTTAATCACGAGTCAAGTTTTCCTAGCTGTTTGGAGAACATTACAAGAGAAGACATGGAGATTGTTCTTCTAGGAACAGGTTCATCCCAGCCATCAAAATATCGCAATGTTACTTCCATCTTAATTAATCTTTTCTCTAAAGGAGGTTTGCTCCTAGATTGTGGCGAGGGAACTCTTGGACAATTGAAAAGAAG GTTTGGTGTAACGGGTGCTGATGATGCTGTGAAAGGTTTAAAATTTATCTGGATTTCACATATTCATGCAGATCATCACACCGGTCTTGCAAGAATTCTTGCCCTCAGGTGCCAATTGTTAAAAGGTACAGTTCATGATCCAATAATTGTTGTTGGACCAAGGCAACTGAAGAGATTTTTGGATGCGTACCAAAGGCTTGAGGATCTAAACATGCAGTTCCTTGATTGTGGTCATACAACGGATGCTAAATGGGAGGGTTTTGAAAGTCAATCTTTTCAAAGAAGTGCGAAGGAAGAGGTAAATAAGGATGATGGGGTGAAAGAAATAGCTCAAAATTTGGAGACGAGTTTATTTGCTAAAGGAAGCCGCATGGAGAGTTACTGGAAGAGACCAGGAAATCCTGGCGAAACAACTGGGGTTTTCGAAATTCAACAAAAGTTGAAAAAGGTTCTAGGTGAAGCAGGTCTGGGAGCTCTGATCAGTGTTCCTGTTGTGCACTGTCCTCAGTCATTTGGCGTTGTTCTAGAGGCTGCATCTAGACTTAATAATGAAGGTAAAACTATACCCGGTTGGAAACTTGTTTACTCTGGCGACACCAGACCTTGTCAAGAACTGAAAGACGCGTGTCAAGGATCTACTGTTCTTATACATGAG GCAACGTTTGAAGACACTATGGTGGACGAGGCTATAGCAAGGAATCACAGTACAACAATGGAAGCCATTGAAGTTGGAGAAGGTGCATATCGGATCATCCTCACCCATTTTAGTCAAAGGTATCCGAAGATTCCAGTTTTCGACGAGACACATATGCATAAAACATGCATCGGTTTTGACATGATGAGTGTTAACTTGGCAGATTTGCCAGTGCTTCCAAAGGTTCTTCCACACCTCAAACTCCTATTTAAAAATGAAATGATTGTTGAAGAATCTGATGATGTTTTAGACTCTTAA